The following is a genomic window from Mus pahari chromosome 1, PAHARI_EIJ_v1.1, whole genome shotgun sequence.
ttatttttctttttaaataactttctcAAATCATTTCTGAATTACTTTCTCAAGAAATGAAGCCAAAGTTAACCATGATTCTTGATTTTTTCCATCACTATTTCCAGTATCAGAAAAGAGACTAAAAGATGACATCATCAACATATTTAAATCATACCAATCTCAGAGACATCTGGTATACTATGATTGGGATCCCAGGACTAGAAGATGCACACGTTTGGCTCTCCATCCCCATCTTTTCTATGTATATAGTAGCTGTTATAGGCAATACACTCCTAATATTGCTGATCTCCACTGAGCGTAGTCTTCATGAACCCATGTACCTTTTCCTATCTATGTTGGCCGTGGCCGATATCTTCTTGTCCACAGTGACCATTCCAAAGGTATTAGCAATCTTCTGGTTCCAAGCTGGAGGCATTTCTTTTGCTAGCTGTGTGTCTCAGATGTTTTTCCTCCACTTCATCTTTGTGACAGAGTCTGGTATACTACTCTCCATGGCATTTGACCGTTATGTGGCTATCTGCTACCCACTAAGATACACCAACATTCTAACCCCATCTGTCATCATCAAAATGGGCATTGCATCTGTGACTAGAAGTTTCTTCATCTGCTTCCCCCTGATCTTTCTTGTTTATAGGCTCACCTATTGTGGGAGGAATATCATTCGTCATTCATACTGTGAACACATGGGCATTGCCAGGTTGGCCTGTGACAGCATCCAAGTCAATATTTACTATGGATTGGTTGTAGCTCTATTTTCCATATGTCTAGATGTAGTACTTATTATTGTCTCATATGCTCGCATACTTTGTTCTGTGTATAGAATACCTTCCCAAGATGCCAGACTAAAAGCTCTGAGTACATGTGGCTCCCATGTCTGTGTCATCCTGTTGTTTTATAcaccagttttcttttcttcccttgctcACCGTTTTGGAGGTGACAGCATACCACTGCATGTTCACATCATCCTTGCTAACCTCTATGTTGTTCTGCCCCCCTCCCTCAATCCCATCATTTATGGAGTAAAGACCAAGCAAATTCAggagagagttgttcagtttttttctttgaacaaGGTAATTTGTTGATGTAATACAAACCATGTGGACATAAAACAGATTATGTTTCCAGTTTTTCTATAAAAACTCTTAAAGTTAAGAACACTTGAAGATATTGTGAATATATTTTGGtaacttaataaaaaaattgcaaTTTTAGTAAAAGAGACAATGTTAAATTCTTATAGATTATGTGTCTTCAGTTCAAGTCAgtattattatttactataatcaaataataaattatacagAACTCATAAATTAACAATACTTTATCATATCTATTTACAACtccatttattatatttttctatatataattGTTCTAAATATATAATTGTTCCATGTGTTTTAGTTACCTTCTCACAGTTTCTCTTCTGTACAATAAtgtacacttgatcttagccaaaagaaCAAGAAGCGATTGTACAATAATGTAAAGTACatagaaaattttttaaattagtccAGCCTAGCCAATTGTGATATGCATTTCTTTACAGAGCCATTAACCCTGATCAACAAATGTAAAaaatttttaagacaaaattattttaatatcataaatttcatatcattaaaattaatttcttatgaAATTGCCAACAAAGCCACCAATTAAATTATCATATCAAGCAAAAttaatatacttatatacttGACATGACATTCTATTATGATACTGTAGCAAATATCTGttgacttgcttttttttttttttttttaacaatatagTAGATGACATTATGCCCTGGTATTTGTGAGGAACTTTGAAATAATATATTACCAGAAATGCTTAAATTCTGTTACAAATTTTCTGTTAACAAATTTCATAGATATgatgtaaattttgttttaaatgctcATAGTGAAGAAGAGAAATTCACCTTATAATGATTGTTTCAGTTTTACATGACTATGGATCATTTTGGTCTAAATGTTC
Proteins encoded in this region:
- the LOC110329908 gene encoding olfactory receptor 52Z1-like, with the translated sequence MTSSTYLNHTNLRDIWYTMIGIPGLEDAHVWLSIPIFSMYIVAVIGNTLLILLISTERSLHEPMYLFLSMLAVADIFLSTVTIPKVLAIFWFQAGGISFASCVSQMFFLHFIFVTESGILLSMAFDRYVAICYPLRYTNILTPSVIIKMGIASVTRSFFICFPLIFLVYRLTYCGRNIIRHSYCEHMGIARLACDSIQVNIYYGLVVALFSICLDVVLIIVSYARILCSVYRIPSQDARLKALSTCGSHVCVILLFYTPVFFSSLAHRFGGDSIPLHVHIILANLYVVLPPSLNPIIYGVKTKQIQERVVQFFSLNKVIC